In Tenebrio molitor chromosome 6, icTenMoli1.1, whole genome shotgun sequence, one genomic interval encodes:
- the LOC138132870 gene encoding mesoderm induction early response protein 1-like, which produces MMAEIPFSDEDSGPSIKFFGTSSTTAGEDTHPEEDTFKSILDEDNSVPSEGGYGPVKINGSSIYSEQIEHQIAESLDQLSTKSDPNSASDEDDSDSDEQYRKKARVGNHYQARIPKYLSDIDEGAIQDELLWNPFIIDPNTVEDFLRRISSVTKLLIPMGSHLRDNEQALFILQKNGHDVESAFRELSAGQTAEAEQERRWSEEECRNFERGIVDFGKNFFLIQKYKVRTRHVGELVQFYYLWKKTERYDLFANRMRSGKKKYSLNPGISDLVCRYLGRQTRGLEPVGPDVQFIVTDTRRDVPQDNSQY; this is translated from the coding sequence ATGATGGCAGAGATTCCGTTTTCGGACGAGGACAGCGGCCCCTCGATCAAATTCTTCGGCACCTCGTCGACCACCGCTGGCGAGGACACTCACCCCGAGGAGGACACCTTCAAGTCGATACTCGACGAGGACAATTCAGTTCCTTCGGAGGGAGGCTACGGTCCCGTCAAGATCAACGGAAGTTCGATTTATTCGGAGCAGATCGAGCACCAGATAGCCGAGTCGCTGGACCAGCTCTCCACCAAATCCGATCCGAACTCGGCGAGCGATGAAGACGACAGCGACTCCGACGAGCAATACAGGAAGAAGGCCCGCGTGGGCAACCACTACCAAGCCCGCATCCCCAAGTACTTGAGCGACATCGACGAGGGTGCGATCCAAGACGAGCTCCTGTGGAACCCCTTCATCATCGATCCTAACACTGTGGAAGACTTCTTGCGGCGGATATCGTCGGTGACCAAACTGCTGATCCCGATGGGGAGCCACTTGAGGGACAACGAACAGGCCCTCTTCATCCTCCAGAAGAACGGGCACGACGTGGAGAGCGCGTTTCGCGAGTTGAGCGCCGGCCAGACCGCGGAGGCCGAACAGGAGAGGCGGTGGAGCGAGGAGGAGTGCAGGAACTTCGAGAGGGGCATCGTGGATTTcggcaagaatttttttctcatacAGAAATACAAAGTGAGGACGCGCCACGTCGGCGAACTCGTTCAGTTTTACTATTTGTGGAAGAAAACAGAACGGTACGATCTGTTCGCCAATAGGATGAGGAGCGGCAAAAAGAAGTACTCGCTCAATCCGGGCATTTCCGATCTGGTGTGCCGCTACCTAGGAAGGCAGACGCGGGGGCTGGAGCCCGTGGGACCTGATGTGCAATTTATAGTGACGGACACTAGAAGAGATGTGCCCCAAGATAATTCCCAGTATTAA
- the Lrp4 gene encoding low-density lipoprotein receptor-related protein 4 has translation MSGDRPCGDLLKFCLLLGCLVGWVRCSGEATSNPIITAPPHRGAARQMYGSGSLRPPGTKPVYATGQRQHGVRTTVSPDQINQRRIFLPPIQPYPIVPYSIPIREYDRYPSGYPIFINQEMMARLPPPSSDMDRPSNRGMYGGRIEYPNGRPNPGFVRTRYPFEFGFITGKGFEKMPPDSNSRRMGRFPSKSVLLGKSSDMKLKYPEEEEEKPLEETYGHPCGSGCAPGEYLCIRSCTCIDEKYRCDGQEDCEDEEDELQCGEIESERNAKCETTENFIRCPGSGKCILRDWLCDGDDDCGDFSDETHCGFAVNCSVDQFECANGLCIPKTWLCDNDNDCKDFSDELNCTKTGCSEGEFECSDETCISLGWKCDRQVDCSDGSDESDCDITPPYCNEGEFQCANKKCIKLKFKCDGDDDCQDWSDEEDCNKAPGNCVSGEFKCNTGKCIPERYRCDKQQDCEENEDETNCDYSLARSCSPDEHTCSNGACILKTWVCDGYNDCPQGEDESKCEIVCDESKFSCTGPGANDNVTEFCINRKHVCDGKKDCPKGEDEMGCPTKRECEKNTNCTQLCITTVDGKLGCACLPGYKIAPDGLTCEDINECLYATDPVCSQTCNNTAGSFRCGCMTGYVLRPDLRTCKALGAPPTLLFANRIDIRQVSLSNAKYTAILKGLHNAIALDYHYDKNLIFWSDVSMDVIRRATLNGSDVTDIIKWGLQSPGGVALDWIHDLIFWTDSGTRRIEVASLDGKQRAIIAADDVDKPRAITVHPGEALVFWTDWGPNPKIERAEMDGGNRWSIINESVFWPNGLTLDYTSSRIYWADAKHNVIETALFDGSDRRKVISKGLPHPFALTIFEDAIYWTDWHTKSISTANKATGAGLKTIHSQLHFPMDIHSYHPQRQPKYDNKCGGNNGGCTHMCLPNRKAYTCVCRMGQKLKADKKSCQKPEKLLIFARKKDLRIRHLDSNAVHQHQMVIPVDGVKSAVAIAWDSETDYIFWTDVERDTINRAFWNGSNQEVIVHSNIVSPAGLALDWLTNKIYWTDTDTGRIEVAKTNGDMRTLLVWDNLDKPRDIVVDPIGGYMYWSDWAETPKIERAAMDGSLRSVIVNNNLTWPNGLAIDHSGGKLYWADGGTKAIECSNFDGSKRKAIIEGPDLPHPFGLDVFGNYIYWTDWQSFTIEKANKLTGLNRTVLASGITSLMDVRVFHRNRKIIKTPCSNKNGGCTHLCLLKPKNNHTCACPTGIKLEKDGKTCADGPINFLILAHRNVIRQISLDVPYTADVVLPLPQLKLVTSVDVDRKTGEIYWTDKTEDVIQKSTPDGKKSKIIIMHELQTPDGIAVDSTGRKIYWTDGERNSVEVAELDGSNRKVLFSTNLDNPRAITLHYHHGLMFWSDWGKKAKIEVAQMDGTKRKALITKDLVWPNGLAIDRPMERLYWNDGKLNTIESSDLKGNDRKVIIKDAPHPYGLVVVGNHIYWTDWQTQALHRAEKNNGTDKTLIRDKLDGLMDVRSVQSDNIAENACGTDNGGCSHLCLRNTEGFSCACPTGIRMSKGSGKRCDKQPSTYLLLATRFALNRISLDTEDLWDVTLPIDDVNNVIDVDFHWEKRLIYYTDIGNHVIQSVSMHNLSDVRNVIHSNLSSPDGIAVDWIADNIYWTNTGNKVIEVAKIDGSSRKTIVKSDLQDPRSIAVFPRKGYLYWTDWGHPKIERSLLDGSSRKILIEEQLSFPIGLTIDYLDRRLYWIDAKLNAERIETSDLHGRNRVILDIQATHPFSLTQFGDHIYWTDWVQKSVIRADKTSGKDAVIVRGQLEAAMGLTMATESRQLGWNPCAVNNGGCPHLCFFKLKNYTCGCPNDNNRCVEAEPKVPIPNKCPSGNYKCDYEDDDDEDVYNPNSVKDFDETPEHSNTEHSNKFYIMTLVPMLCIILLCIILVAFLLFKKGKKKYLYATGRSFSNPNYYSSGTEPNVVPGTSDRKQFIWKRLKYDKSQERVYEETVETNSPEGDSLIPPLVTTPCSSSNCETVTPELERSPSVTPLHKIEMVQADA, from the exons ATGAGCGGAGACAGACCCTGCGGGGACCTACTCAAATTCTGCCTCCTTCTGGGGTGTTTAGTCGGATGGG TGCGATGCTCGGGAGAGGCGACATCGAACCCCATAATAACCGCCCCACCGCACCGGGGCGCCGCCCGCCAGATGTACGGTTCGGGGTCCTTACGCCCCCCTGGCACCAAGCCGGTCTACGCCACCGGCCAGAGACAACACGGCGTGCGGACCACAGTCAGTCCGGACCAAATCAACCAAAGACGAATTTTCCTGCCGCCGATCCAGCCCTACCCGATAGTACCGTACTCGATACCGATCAGGGAGTACGACCGGTACCCGTCCGGGTACCCGATCTTCATCAACCAAGAGATGATGGCGCGCCTGCCGCCGCCCTCGAGCGACATGGACCGCCCCTCCAACAGAGGCATGTACGGTGGCAGGATCGAGTACCCGAACGGCCGCCCCAACCCCGGCTTCGTCAGGACTAGGTACCCCTTCGAGTTCGGGTTCATCACAGGCAAGGGCTTCGAGAAGATGCCCCCCGACAGCAACTCCAGACGGATGGGGAGGTTCCCCAGCAAGAGCGTCCTCTTGGGGAAGAGCAGCGACATGAAGCTCAAGTACCCCGAGGAGGAGGAAGAGAAGCCGCTGGAAGAGACCTACGGACATCCCTGCGGCAGCGGGTGCGCCCCAGGGGAGTACTTGTGCATCAGGAGCTGCACCTGCATCGACGAGAAATACAG GTGTGACGGACAAGAAGACTGCGAAGATGAAGAGGACGAGCTCCAGTGCGGCGAGATCGAATCGGAGCGGAACGCGAAGTGCGAAACCACAGAGAACTTTATCAGATGTCCCGGATCCGGGAAGTGCATCTTGAGGGACTGGTTGTGCGACGGGGACGACGACTGCGGAGACTTCTCCGACGAGACGCATTGCG GTTTCGCGGTAAATTGTAGCGTAGACCAGTTCGAATGTGCCAACGGCCTATGTATCCCGAAGACATGGCTTTGTGATAACGACAACGACTGTAAGGACTTTTCAGACGAGCTAAACTGCACCAAAACGGG GTGTTCGGAGGGCGAGTTCGAGTGCAGCGACGAGACTTGCATCTCTCTGGGGTGGAAATGCGACCGCCAGGTGGACTGTTCGGACGGTTCGGACGAGAGCGACTGCG ACATCACCCCGCCCTACTGCAACGAGGGCGAATTCCAGTGTGCCAACAAGAAGTGCATCAAGCTGAAGTTCAAGTGCGACGGCGACGACGACTGTCAGGACTGGAGCGACGAGGAGGACTGCAACAAGGCACCCGGGAACTGCGTCTCGGGGGAATTCAA GTGCAACACCGGCAAGTGCATCCCCGAGCGGTACCGATGTGATAAGCAACAAGACTgtgaagaaaatgaagacgAAACCAACTGTGATTACTCCTTGGCCAGGTCGTGCTCTCCCGACGAGCACACTTGCAGCAACGGCGCTTGCATCTTG AAAACGTGGGTCTGCGACGGCTACAACGACTGCCCCCAAGGAGAAGACGAGTCCAAGTGCGAGATCGTCTGCGACGAGTCAAAATTCTCCTGCACCGGACCGGGAGCCAACGACAACGTCACCGAGTTTTGCATCAACAGGAAGCACGTCTGCGATGGCAAAAAGGACTGTCCCAAAGGCGAAGACGAGATGGGGTGTCCCACCAAGAGGGAGTGCGAGAAGAACACCAACTGCACGCAGCTGTGCATCACCACGGTCGACGGCAAACTGGGTTGTGCGTGCCTTCCAGGGTACAAAATCGCACCTGATGGACTCAC ATGTGAAGACATCAACGAGTGTCTCTACGCCACGGATCCTGTGTGCTCCCAGACTTGCAACAACACGGCGGGAAGCTTCAGGTGCGGATGCATGACAGGCTACGTCCTCAGACCAGACCTGAGGACTTGCAAAGCACTCGGTGCCCCTCCCACGCTTCTATTTGCCAACAGAATAGACATCCGACAG GTGTCCTTGAGCAACGCCAAATACACCGCCATCTTGAAAGGACTGCACAACGCCATCGCTCTCGACTACCACTACGACAAGAACTTGATCTTCTGGTCGGACGTCTCCATGGACGTCATAAGACGAGCAACTCTGAACGGTTCCGATGTCACTG ATATCATCAAGTGGGGTCTGCAGTCCCCCGGCGGAGTCGCTCTCGACTGGATCCACGACTTGATCTTCTGGACCGACTCCGGCACCAGACGCATCGAAGTCGCCAGTCTTGACGGCAAACAAAGAGCGATCATCGCAGCAGACGACGTCGACAAACCCCGCGCCATCACCGTCCATCCCGGTGAAGCTCTGGTCTTCTGGACCGACTGGGGCCCCAACCCCAAGATCGAGAGAGCCGAGATGGACGGGGGCAACCGCTGGAGCATCATCAACGAGTCGGTCTTCTGGCCCAACGGTCTCACTCTGGACTACACCTCCAGCAGGATCTACTGGGCGGATGCCAAGCACAACGTGATCGAGACCGCGCTCTTCGATGGGAGCGATCGGAGGAAAGTGATCAGCAAAGGGTTGCCGCACCCTTTCGCCTTGACAATCTTCGAAGACGCCATCTACTGGACCGACTGGCACACCAAGTCGATTTCGACAGCGAACAAAGCGACAGGAGCCGGACTGAAGACGATCCATTCGCAGCTGCATTTCCCCATGGACATCCACAGCTACCACCCGCAGAGGCAGCCCAAGTATGACAACAAGTGCGGTGGCAACAATGGAGGGTGCACCCACATGTGTCTACCCAACAGGAAGGCGTACACGTGCGTGTGCCGCATGGGGCagaagctgaaggcagacaaAAAGTCTTGCCAGAAGCCGGAGAAGTTGTTGATCTTTGCCAGGAAGAAAGACTTGAGGATCAGGCATCTGGACAGCAACGCGGTCCATCAGCACCAGATG GTGATTCCGGTCGATGGAGTCAAATCAGCTGTTGCAATAGCTTGGGATTCCGAAACCGACTACATCTTCTGGACCGATGTGGAGCGCGACACCATCAACAGAGCCTTCTGGAACGGTTCCAACCAAGAAGTGATCGTCCACTCCAACATCG TTTCTCCGGCTGGTCTGGCTCTGGATTGGCTCACCAACAAGATCTACTGGACCGATACCGACACTGGAAGAATCGAAGTGGCCAAGACCAACGGAGACATGAGGACTCTTCTAGTTTGGGACAATCTGGACAAACCCCGCGACATCGTCGTGGACCCCATTG GAGGCTACATGTATTGGTCGGACTGGGCCGAGACCCCCAAGATCGAGCGAGCCGCCATGGACGGCTCTTTGAGATCTGTCATCGTCAACAACAACCTGACCTGGCCCAACGGCTTGGCAATCGACCACAGCGGAGGCAAACTCTACTGGGCAGACGGCGGCACCAAAGCCATCGAGTGTTCGAATTTCGACGGGAGCAAACGCAAAGCCATCATTG AAGGTCCAGATCTGCCGCATCCCTTTGGTCTCGACGTCTTCGGCAACTACATCTACTGGACCGACTGGCAGTCCTTCACCATAGAGAAAGCCAACAAGTTGACCGGTTTGAATCGTACTGTCCTGGCATCCGGCATCACCAGTCTGATGGACGTGCGAGTCTTCCACAGGAACCGAAAAATCATCAAGACGCCGTGTTCCAACAAGAACGGCGGATGCACCCATCTGTGCCTCCTCAAACCCAAGAACAACCACACTTGCGCGTGTCCCACAGGAATCAAGCTCGAGAAGGACGGCAAGACTTGTGCCGACGGTCCTATCAACTTCCTGATTCTTGCCCACAGAAACGTCATCCGGCAGATTTCTTTGGACGTACCGTACACCGCAGATGTCGTTTTGCCTCTGCCCCAACTCAAACTGGTCACTTCGGTGGATGTGGACAGGAAGACCGGGGAAATCTACTGGACGGACAAGACCGAAGACGTCATCCAGAAGAGTACTCCCGATGGGAAAAAGTCGAAGATCATAATCATGCACGAGCTGCAGACACCTGACGGGATCGCCGTTGATTCTACTGGACGCAAGATCTACTGGACTGATGGGGAGAGGAACAGCGTGGAGGTTGCGGAGCTCGACGGGTCGAACCGGAAGGTACTCTTCAGTACCAATCTGGACAATCCTCGCGCCATCACTCTGCACTACCACCATGGACTGATGTTTTGGTCGGATTGGGGGAAGAAGGCGAAAATAGAAGTCGCCCAGATGGATGGTACCAAACGCAAAGCCTTGATCACGAAGGATCTGGTGTGGCCCAACGGGTTGGCGATAGATCGTCCCATGGAGAGATTGTACTGGAACGACGGCAAGCTCAATACCATCGAGTCAAGCGATTTGAAGGGGAACGATCGGAAGGTGATTATCAAGGACGCGCCGCACCCGTACGGTCTGGTCGTGGTCGGGAACCACATCTATTGGACTGATTGGCAGACGCAGGCTTTGCACAGAGCTGAGAAGAACAATGGTACTGATAAAACACTGATTCGGGACAAACTGGATGGTTTGATGGACGTGCGTTCAGTCCAGAGCGACAACATCGCCGAGAACGCTTGTGGTACTGACAACGGAGGATGTTCCCATTTGTGTTTGAGGAACACGGAAGGTTTCAGCTGCGCTTGTCCCACAGGAATCAGGATGTCGAAGGGTAGCGGAAAACGCTGCGACAAACAACCGTCCACGTATCTTCTGTTGGCAACACGTTTCGCCCTCAACAGAATCAGCCTCGATACTGAAGACCTCTGGGACGTGACTCTACCGATCGACGACGTGAACAACGTGATCGACGTCGACTTCCATTGGGAGAAGCGCTTGATCTACTACACCGACATAGGCAATCACGTGATCCAAAGTGTCAGCATGCACAACTTGTCAGATGTGCGCAACGTGATCCACTCCAACTTGTCCTCCCCTGACGGTATCGCTGTCGACTGGATCGCCGACAACATCTACTGGACCAACACCGGAAACAAAGTGATCGAAGTGGCGAAAATCGACGGGAGTAGTCGCAAAACGATCGTCAAGAGCGACCTGCAAGACCCTCGCTCCATCGCGGTGTTCCCCCGCAAGGGCTATCTCTATTGGACCGACTGGGGGCACCCCAAGATCGAACGGTCGCTCTTGGACGGCTCCTCCCGCAAGATCCTGATCGAAGAGCAACTGAGCTTCCCGATTGGACTGACCATCGACTACCTCGACCGCCGCCTCTACTGGATCGACGCCAAACTGAACGCCGAGCGAATCGAAACGTCGGATCTGCACGGGCGAAATCGCGTCATCCTCGACATCCAAGCCACGCACCCCTTCTCCTTGACCCAGTTCGGGGACCACATCTACTGGACCGACTGGGTCCAGAAGTCGGTGATCAGAGCCGACAAGACCTCGGGGAAAGACGCGGTGATCGTGCGGGGGCAACTGGAAGCCGCGATGGGTCTCACCATGGCGACGGAGAGTCGCCAGCTCGGCTGGAACCCCTGCGCTGTCAACAACGGAGGATGCCCCCACTTGTGCTTCTTCAAGCTGAAGAACTACACGTGCGGCTGCCCCAACGACAACAACAGATGCGTGGAAGCCGAACCCAAGGTGCCGATCCCGAACAAGTGCCCTAGCGGCAACTACAAGTGCGACTACgaggacgacgacgacgaggaCGTCTACAACCCCAACAGCGTGAAAGACTTCGACGAGACCCCCGAACACTCGAACACGGAACATTCCAACAAGTTCTACATCATGACGCTGGTACCGATGCTGTGCATCATTCTGTTGTGTATTATCTTGGTGGCGTTCCTCCTCTTCAAGAAGGGAAAAAAGAAGTATCTGTACGCGACGGGGAGGAGTTTCTCCAACCCGAATTATTACTCGTCGGGGACCGAGCCGAACGTGGTCCCGGGAACCAGCGACAGGAAGCAGTTCATCTGGAAGAGACTCAAGTACGACAAGTCGCAG GAGAGGGTGTACGAGGAGACCGTCGAGACCAACAGCCCCGAAGGAGACAGCTTGATCCCTCCCCTGGTGACGACCCCATGCAGCAGCTCCAACTGCGAGACCGTCACCCCCGAACTGGAGAGGTCCCCCTCGGTAACGCCCCTCCACAAGATCGAGATGGTCCAAGCGGACGCTTAA
- the Lcch3 gene encoding gamma-aminobutyric acid receptor subunit beta-like: MIAVVIYIFISVELCCRIPVAVRSQRSMVSDRLENVTQTISRLLEGYDIRLRPNFGGEPLLVGMDLTIASFDAISEVNMDYTITMYLNQYWKDERLAFSNDEEILTLSGDFAEKIWVPDTFFANDKNSFLHDVTERNKLVRLNGDGAITYGMRFTTTLACMMDLHYYPLDSQNCTVEIESYGYTVLDVVMYWKETPVRGVEEAELPQFTIIGYETNDRKERLATGIYQRLSLSFKLQRNIGYFVFQTYLPSILIVMLSWVSFWINHEATSARVALGITTVLTMTTISTGVRSSLPRISYVKAIDIYLVMCFVFVFAALLEYAAVNYTYWGARAKKKSKKVKDVDDKKPAGKSTEPSFTNEDIIELQDVRMSPIASIRNRHNSKSHVCDLDSSKFPPSFRISRTSGYTYNYRTSAGLRFRGTKGNSVHRPKVLHAIRKGALVLKASMPKIKDVNVIDKYSRIVFPVTFLLFNAGYWLFYFFE; this comes from the exons ATGATAGCTGTGGTCATCTACATCTTCATTTCCGTCGAGCTGTGCTGCAGGATTCCCGTTGCAGTGAG GTCGCAGCGGAGCATGGTTTCAGACAGATTGGAAAACGTAACGCAAACAATATCCCGTCTGCTGGAGGGCTACGACATACGACTGAGACCAAATTTCGGTG GCGAACCCCTCCTCGTCGGCATGGACCTGACGATAGCCAGCTTCGACGCCATCTCCGAAGTGAACATG GACTACACGATCACGATGTATCTCAATCAGTACTGGAAGGACGAGAGGTTGGCCTTCAGCAACGACGAAGAGATATTGACGCTCTCGGGGGATTTCGCCGAAAAGATCTGGGTCCCGGATACCTTCTTCGCCAACGACAAAAACAG TTTTTTGCACGACGTCACCGAGAGGAACAAACTGGTCAGATTGAATGGGGATGGAGCTATCACGTATGGCATGCGGTTCACCACCACTCTGGCGTGCATGATGGACTTGCACTACTACCCCCTGGACTCGCAGAACTGCACGGTGGAGATCGAGAGCT ACGGCTACACAGTCCTAGATGTGGTCATGTACTGGAAAGAAACCCCCGTGAGAGGGGTGGAAGAAGCGGAACTGCCCCAATTCACCATCATCGGTTACGAAACGAACGACAGAAAGGAGCGCCTCGCGACAGGAATCTACCAAAGATTGTCCTTATCGTTTAAACTCCAAAGAAACATCGGGTATTTCGTCTTTCAAACATATCTCCCTAGCATCCTTATCGTGATGCTATCCTGGGTTTCCTTCTGGATAAACCACGAAGCGACCAGCGCGCGAGTCGCTCTAG GCATCACCACCGTCTTGACGATGACGACGATCAGCACCGGCGTCCGCAGCTCCCTCCCCAGGATAAGCTACGTGAAAGCGATCGATATCTACCTGGTGATGTGTTTCGTGTTCGTCTTCGCCGCCCTGCTCGAGTACGCCGCCGTCAACTACACCTACTGGGGGGCGCGGGCCAAGAAGAAGAGCAAAAAGGTGAAAGACGTGGACGACAAGAAACCAGCAG GCAAGTCCACCGAGCCGAGCTTCACCAACGAGGACATCATCGAGCTCCAGGACGTGCGCATGAGCCCCATAGCGTCCATCCGAAACCGGCACAACTCCAAGTCCCACGTGTGCGACTTGGACTCGTCCAAGTTCCCGCCGAGCTTCCGGATCTCGCGGACTTCCGGATACACCTACAACTACAGGACTTCGGCGGGGTTGAGGTTCAGGGGGACGAAAG GCAACTCGGTGCACAGGCCCAAAGTGCTGCACGCCATCCGCAAGGGGGCGCTGGTGCTGAAGGCGTCGATGCCCAAGATCAAAGACGTCAACGTCATCGACAAGTACTCGAGGATCGTGTTTCCGGTCACGTTCCTTCTCTTCAACGCTGGCTAttggttgttttattttttcgagtgA